In one window of Vulpes vulpes isolate BD-2025 chromosome 1, VulVul3, whole genome shotgun sequence DNA:
- the FAM43A gene encoding protein FAM43A, producing MLPWRRHKFELLPEAPRQAAKPKGYALRLHYPALGSLARACPEGALSRVGGMFRSKRKKLRISSEDPTYSVLYLGNATTIQARGDGCTDLAVGKIWSKSEAGRQGTRMKLTVSAQGIRMVHAEERAPRRPGHLYLLHRVTYCAADARLPKVFAWVYRHELKHKAVMLRCHAVLVSRPEKAQALALLLYQTSASALAEFKRLKRRDDARHQQQELVGAHSVPLVPLRKLLLHGPCCYKPPAERSRSAPKLGPITEDPLGEQQEQRLQEEEEGEEQEDEDEDEDEEGCLEEEDGEDGAGGQDEAEARRALAAALHLGCGDLLGPRERGGGSAGPVPPGASSDGRAALSQLIRGLGALSFGNDVRSLRADLRVTRLLSGDSAGSTGGCTDGCTGGCTDGCTESCTEGGDPAAGPEEPRSG from the coding sequence ATGCTGCCCTGGAGGAGGCACAAGTTCGAGCTGCTCCCCGAGGCGCCGCGGCAGGCGGCCAAGCCCAAGGGCTACGCGCTGCGCCTGCACTACCCGGCGCTCGGCTCGCTGGCGCGGGCGTGTCCCGAGGGCGCGCTGAGCCGGGTGGGCGGCATGTTCCGCTCCAAGCGCAAGAAGCTGCGCATCTCCAGCGAGGACCCCACCTACAGCGTGCTCTACCTGGGCAACGCCACCACCATCCAGGCGCGCGGCGACGGCTGCACCGACCTGGCGGTGGGCAAGATCTGGAGCAAGAGCGAGGCGGGCCGCCAGGGCACCAGGATGAAGCTGACGGTGAGCGCGCAGGGCATCCGCATGGTGCACGCCGAGGAGCGCGCGCCGCGCCGCCCGGGCCACCTGTACCTGCTGCACCGCGTCACCTACTGCGCGGCGGACGCGCGGCTGCCCAAGGTGTTCGCCTGGGTGTACCGGCACGAGCTCAAGCACAAGGCGGTGATGCTGCGCTGCCACGCGGTGCTCGTGTCCAGGCCCGAGAAGGCGCAGGCCCTGGCGCTGCTGCTCTACCAGACGTCGGCCAGCGCGCTGGCGGAGTTCAAGCGGCTCAAGCGGCGGGACGACGCGCGGCACCAGCAGCAGGAGCTCGTGGGCGCGCACTCGGTGCCGCTCGTGCCGCTGCGCAAGCTGCTGCTGCACGGGCCCTGCTGCTACAAGCCGCCCGCCGAGCGCAGCCGCAGCGCGCCCAAGCTGGGCCCCATCACCGAGGACCCGCTGGGcgagcagcaggagcagaggctgcaggaggaggaggagggcgaggagcaggaggacgaggacgaggacgaggacgaggagggctgcctggaggaggaggacggCGAGGACGGCGCCGGGGGGCAGGACGAGGCCGAGGCCCGCCGCGCGCTGGCGGCCGCCTTGCACCTGGGCTGCGGGGACCTGCTGGGCCCGCGGGAGCGCGGCGGGGGCTCGGCGGGGCCTGTGCCGCCGGGCGCCTCCTCCGACGGGCGGGCCGCGCTGTCCCAGCTCATCCGCGGCCTGGGAGCGCTCAGCTTCGGCAACGACGTGCGCAGCCTGCGGGCCGACCTGCGGGTCACGCGCCTGCTGTCGGGCGACAGCGCGGGCTCCACCGGGGGCTGCACCGACGGCTGCACCGGGGGCTGCACCGACGGCTGCACCGAGAGCTGCACCGAGGGCGGGGACCCTGCCGCCGGCCCCGAGGAGCCCCGCTCGGGCTGA